A region of Thiofilum sp. DNA encodes the following proteins:
- a CDS encoding Gfo/Idh/MocA family oxidoreductase encodes MFPTITDRKIRIAVVGCGRIAKNHFGSIEQHQQDLELVAVCDIDPTQSAPYAERFDVPAYLRMEDMLQRHQPDLVALCTPSGLHPDQAVLAAKYGVHVITEKPMATRWSDGVRMVKACDEAGVRLFVVKQNRRNTTLQLLKRATEERRFGKIHMVHLNVFWTRPQSYYDQGNGWRGTWEFDGGAFMNQASHYVDLLDWLIGPVDKVQAMTSTTRDIEVEDTGVLNVRWRNGALGSMAVTMLTYPKNLEGSITILGDKGTVRIGGVAVNDIQLWQFDEPRDYDAHIQSANYETTSVYGFGHPLYYNNIVEVMRGHAEPETDGREGLKSLELLIAAYLSARDGKTISLPLEF; translated from the coding sequence ATGTTCCCTACCATTACTGACCGTAAAATCCGCATAGCTGTTGTAGGTTGCGGGCGTATTGCCAAAAATCATTTTGGCTCTATTGAGCAGCATCAACAAGATCTGGAGCTAGTCGCTGTTTGTGATATTGATCCTACTCAATCAGCTCCTTATGCAGAGCGCTTCGATGTACCCGCGTACCTTCGTATGGAAGACATGTTACAGCGCCACCAACCTGATCTGGTGGCGTTATGTACACCCAGTGGTCTACATCCCGACCAAGCTGTATTAGCTGCCAAATACGGTGTACATGTCATCACTGAAAAGCCGATGGCTACTCGTTGGTCTGATGGGGTACGCATGGTAAAAGCCTGTGATGAGGCAGGCGTTCGGTTATTTGTAGTCAAGCAGAACCGCCGCAATACCACCTTACAATTACTCAAACGCGCCACTGAGGAAAGACGTTTCGGCAAAATTCACATGGTGCATCTCAATGTATTTTGGACGCGTCCTCAATCCTACTATGACCAAGGTAATGGCTGGCGAGGTACATGGGAATTCGATGGCGGTGCATTCATGAATCAAGCTAGCCATTATGTTGATTTATTAGATTGGCTCATAGGTCCAGTAGATAAAGTTCAAGCCATGACCAGCACCACCCGTGATATTGAGGTGGAAGATACGGGCGTATTAAACGTGCGCTGGCGCAATGGGGCCTTAGGTTCTATGGCAGTTACTATGCTGACTTATCCCAAAAACTTAGAAGGTTCAATCACGATCTTAGGTGATAAAGGCACAGTACGCATTGGTGGAGTTGCGGTTAACGACATTCAGCTATGGCAGTTTGACGAACCACGTGATTATGATGCACACATTCAGAGTGCCAATTATGAAACCACTTCGGTGTATGGCTTTGGGCATCCGCTGTATTACAACAATATAGTAGAGGTAATGCGTGGTCATGCTGAACCTGAGACGGATGGGCGTGAAGGTCTAAAGTCGCTGGAACTATTGATTGCAGCTTATTTGTCGGCACGTGATGGTAAGACTATCTCTTTGCCATTGGAGTTTTAG
- a CDS encoding nucleotide sugar dehydrogenase, producing the protein MKSLHDSILAIIGLGYVGLPLAVEFGKILPTIGFDINKARIEELKGGNDHTLETTPEAIQAAKHLHYTTQLDDLRDANIFIVTVPTPIDEHKRPDLMPLIKASESIGKVIKRGDVVIYESTVYPGATEEDCIPVIERVSGLQFNVDFFAGYSPERINPGDKVNTLTTIKKVTSGSTPEVAAYVNQLYQQIIKAGTHLAPSIKVAEAAKIIENTQRDLNISLMNELSIIFSRMGIDTVSVLEAAGTKWNFLPFRPGLVGGHCIGVDPYYLTDKAEKLGYIPQVILAGRRINDNMGRYVARTTVKKMIQNGVNPNGARVGVMGVTFKENCPDIRNSKVIDIIRELEDFGVVPVVTDPWANAEEVAAEYSGVKLTQLTPQAPVDALIVAVAHQEFTKLKPQELHALLRGSKPVLTDIKSLYDPAALQALHITVWRL; encoded by the coding sequence ATGAAATCACTACATGACTCCATATTGGCCATTATTGGCTTAGGCTATGTTGGCCTTCCACTAGCAGTCGAATTTGGCAAAATCCTCCCCACCATCGGCTTTGACATCAATAAAGCACGTATAGAGGAACTCAAAGGGGGTAATGATCACACGCTAGAAACGACGCCCGAAGCAATACAAGCAGCTAAGCACCTACACTATACGACCCAATTAGATGATTTACGGGATGCAAATATCTTTATTGTCACCGTACCCACCCCGATTGATGAACATAAACGTCCTGATTTAATGCCTCTCATCAAAGCTAGCGAAAGTATAGGAAAGGTTATTAAAAGGGGTGATGTAGTCATTTATGAATCTACCGTATATCCGGGGGCTACCGAAGAAGATTGTATTCCTGTGATTGAGCGCGTATCAGGCTTGCAGTTTAACGTAGATTTTTTCGCAGGCTACTCTCCCGAACGTATTAATCCCGGTGATAAAGTTAATACCTTAACTACTATTAAAAAAGTAACCTCCGGCTCTACTCCTGAGGTCGCCGCCTATGTTAACCAACTTTATCAACAGATTATTAAAGCAGGCACCCACTTAGCACCTAGCATTAAAGTCGCCGAAGCCGCTAAGATCATTGAAAATACCCAACGTGATTTAAATATTTCATTAATGAATGAGTTGAGTATTATTTTCTCACGGATGGGCATAGATACAGTGAGTGTCTTAGAAGCTGCTGGAACCAAGTGGAACTTTTTACCCTTTCGCCCAGGTTTAGTTGGGGGCCATTGTATTGGTGTTGATCCTTATTACCTGACTGATAAAGCAGAAAAACTAGGCTATATTCCCCAAGTGATTCTTGCAGGTCGGCGTATTAATGACAATATGGGTCGCTATGTTGCACGTACTACGGTCAAAAAGATGATTCAAAATGGTGTAAATCCTAACGGTGCACGAGTAGGCGTAATGGGGGTTACGTTCAAGGAAAATTGCCCTGATATACGTAACTCTAAAGTGATTGATATTATTCGCGAACTGGAAGACTTTGGCGTGGTTCCAGTAGTCACTGACCCTTGGGCTAATGCTGAAGAAGTAGCGGCTGAATATTCAGGGGTCAAGCTCACTCAACTTACCCCTCAAGCTCCTGTTGATGCCTTAATTGTTGCTGTAGCGCACCAAGAATTTACTAAACTGAAGCCACAAGAATTGCATGCATTGCTACGGGGTAGTAAACCGGTACTCACTGACATCAAATCTCTATACGATCCTGCTGCTTTGCAGGCACTTCACATTACCGTATGGCGTCTATAA